The sequence TCGTCAGGCCTTCAGTTCGATGTCCACGCCTGCGGGCAGGTCGAGGTGCATCAGGGCATCCATGGTCTTGGCGGATGCCTGGAGGATGTCGATCAGCCGTTTGTGCGTGCGGATCTCGAAGTGCTCGCGGCTCTTCTTGTCCACGTGCGGCGAGCGCAGCACGCACCAGCGGTTGATCTCGGTCG comes from Candidatus Eremiobacteraceae bacterium and encodes:
- the rpsJ gene encoding 30S ribosomal protein S10 — its product is MARQKIRIRLRAYDHKILDQSAERIVETAKRTGAFISGPVPLPTEINRWCVLRSPHVDKKSREHFEIRTHKRLIDILQASAKTMDALMHLDLPAGVDIELKA